A segment of the Leclercia adecarboxylata genome:
TCCATTTTCTTACTGTTATTCCTTCGCTTCCGTATTATTCAGCCCTGGGCCTGGCGTATTCAGCAGAAATGCCTGACCTGAAAGAATTCCAGCAAGCTGCTTTAACAAAGCTGGATGAAATTGTTAAGAAATTCCGAATACCTGACGAAAAAATACTAACTCACGCCGTAACTGGTTCACCAAAAGACCAGATCCTTAAGCTCGCAGACATGATAAATGCTGACTTAATCATTATTGCATCGCATAAACCTGACATCTCAACCTATTTGCTAGGCTCGAATGCTGCTGCAGTCGTAAGACATGCAAAATGCCCTGTTCTGGTGGTCAGATAGTGTGTTGTTGCTTACGGTTCATAGTTTTTCATGAAGTACAGTTATAAAAAAACCCGCTCGGCGGCGGGTTTTTGTTCGTGCGGGCGCTAACGACACATTTCAGCTTTCACTTTCATATAAGCTTGGTTGGCCAGCTCTGCAGTTTTGAAACGACCGAGATCTTTACGTTGCCCGTTGACGGTTATAGCCGAACGCCATACACCGCGAGTCTTGCACCAGTTGGCTCCAATCAGCTTAGACTTCGCCCCTTTTCGGGCTTTGTGTCTGTTCTGCTGATTAACAAATTGGGTGACAACACGTAAATTACTCCATCGGTTATCTTTGGGATTACCATTGATATGGTCAACACACTCATCACCCGGCGGCAACGCGCCATCCATATACAA
Coding sequences within it:
- the uspF gene encoding universal stress protein UspF, with amino-acid sequence MYNSILVPIDISEDSLTNTVIPFVQAHATLNTAKVHFLTVIPSLPYYSALGLAYSAEMPDLKEFQQAALTKLDEIVKKFRIPDEKILTHAVTGSPKDQILKLADMINADLIIIASHKPDISTYLLGSNAAAVVRHAKCPVLVVR
- a CDS encoding HNH endonuclease signature motif containing protein; protein product: MSITQERLREVLKYDPLTGLFVWIKRTGSRSTPGKIAGNVDTYGYVQIMIDKKLIFAHRLAFLYMDGALPPGDECVDHINGNPKDNRWSNLRVVTQFVNQQNRHKARKGAKSKLIGANWCKTRGVWRSAITVNGQRKDLGRFKTAELANQAYMKVKAEMCR